Part of the Fundidesulfovibrio terrae genome is shown below.
TCACGGCCGTGGCCGTGCTGGTGAACAAGGGGCGGCGCATCATCTCAGCCGAGGCCCTGGTCACGGACGCCAAGAACCGGCAGGTGGCCAAGGCCGGGGGATCATTTTTCGTCCTGGAATAACCGCCTTGAACGCGAAGCCGACTGGGAGTCCAGAGGGCGTAGCCCTTTGGCCGCCGGAGGCTTCTCACCCCGCAATCCCCAATCCCCTCACCACTTCCCCCGAATGCACTCAGCCCCCAAAGCATACTGCTTCGGGGGCTTGTTTCTTCCCTCACTCGCCAAATCAGCTCAACTCAGCGCAGCACCAGCACCGAACACTTGGAATGGGCCACCACCTTGCTGGCCACGCTGCCGATGAGGAAGCGGTCCAGGCCGGTCTTGGCCCTGCTTCCCACCACGATGAGGTCCACGCCCTCATTTTCCGCGAACGTCAGGATGGAGTCCGCCGGAGAGGAGCCCGAGTCCAGCACCGTCCGGGCGGCAATGCCGCGCTTCTCGGCTTCGCGCGCCGCTTCGGAGAGGTTCTTCTGGGCTTGTTGCCTGATCTGGTCGGAGAGGTTTAGGGCGATGCCCTCGCCGAAATCGATCATGTCCTCGGCCACGGAGTAGAGCAGCACCTCGGCCTTCTGTTTCTGCAGCGAGGCGATTTCCAAGGTCTTTTCCAGGACGGGGCGGGCTTGGGACGAGAGATCGAGACAGGCTAGGATTTTCATGACGAGCCTCCTGCCGGTAGTTGACCGGCTCACGGTTTGGCGGCGGCCTCGTCTTGAGCCGTCGCGCCGGAAGAGAGAACGACCATGTCCCCAACGTCACAGGAGCCGGAGAGAAGCCTGGCGGTGGCGTCTTCGGGCATACTGGCCGTCACCGAGGCTTCACCCGTGGCGCGGCCGGCGGAATCGAGGATGCGCACGGCCATCCCCGGCGCGAGTCCCTGGCGGGAGCCGAGTGAAAAGGCGATCACCAGGCCGTCTTCGGTTTCCTTCGTCCTGTAAACTACCCCCTTCCCTTCAAGTGTCAACAGCTGTTCCATGCGCCTGCTGGCGAGAAATCCGGCCGCTCCGGCCGGGAGCGCGAGCAAGAACAGGCAGAGGCTGGACGTGAAGGGATTCAGGCCCGTGAAGCGGGTGAGGAAGGAGGGTGACGCCCTCCGCATGGCCAGGGGGTCGGCGTACACGGTGACGGTGTACGTCTGGGGTGGGATTTCCCGGGTGCCGGGGGGCAGGGGAGGGCCTTCCAGGGTGAAGGTCCGGGAGCCGGGGGCGGCGGAGACGTCCACGGAGATGGAGCCCCTCCACATGGTCCCGCCCAGCCAAAAGCCCGTGTAGAGCTCCTCCGGGACGAGCACCACGGAGGCGTCCCCTCCCAGCACGCGCATCTCGGCAAGCGTGGAGGCCCCGGGCGGCAGGACGGCCGT
Proteins encoded:
- a CDS encoding universal stress protein; translated protein: MKILACLDLSSQARPVLEKTLEIASLQKQKAEVLLYSVAEDMIDFGEGIALNLSDQIRQQAQKNLSEAAREAEKRGIAARTVLDSGSSPADSILTFAENEGVDLIVVGSRAKTGLDRFLIGSVASKVVAHSKCSVLVLR